The stretch of DNA agGCAAAGAGAAACAAGAACATCCCCTGCTGCATCTCTTATAATCACACCAGCTCCCATcatcatgtttttcttttcaaaagctGCGTCCCAATTTACTTTCACTACTCCTTCCCTTAGTGCCTTCCACATTGCAAGCTCTCTTTCTCCTCTGCCGTTGCTTGTAGTTCTGTTGCTACTTGCTGCTACTTATTGTCCTTGAGCACTTTGATACTCCTCTATGCTATGTTTAGCTTGGGAAAAAATGGCTTTTGGGTTAGAAAAaccattttcaaaaacaaacttgTTTCTCCTCAACCATATGTTTTGAAACACAGTAGCTACAAGGCCCAGCTCTTCTTCATTCAACTTCTCTGCCATTTTCCTCCATACTACCCCAATATCCTCTTCTCCATAAACCCATTTCTGCATTGGACTCCCTTCCTTAGCCCATACATCCACTGCTGCAGGgcatctccataaaacatggcACAAggtctcttcttctctctcataGATGGGGCATGTAAACTTGTCTACCACCCTTCTTTTAAACAAATTACCTCTTGTtggcaaacaattttttaatagctTTCCAGACAAACATTTTGATCACACCAGGGATATTCAAACCCCATAACTCTCTCCATCCTTCACCTCTCGCAGACCCACATGAAGGCTCCCCACTTATCTTTCTCCTCCTCTCCATCTCAAAATGGTATGTTGATTTAACACTAAAGACCCATTTCTTGGATGGAGCCCAAATTTGTTTATCTTCTAAACCTATTGAGCTTATAGGAATGCTACATATAATACCAGcttcttcttcattaaaaaccTCCTTCACTAACCCCTCATTCCACCCACCACCCCCTTCTTCAATTAGCTGATCTACTTGAGCCTCTGCTGCTAGTACCCTCATTGGAGACTGTACTTTATACGAGGACAACTTGGGAATCCATCTATCCTCCCATACTCTTATTTTCTTGCCATTTCCAACTCTCCACACCAATCCATCCCTCAGAAGCTCAAGCGAACCCCATAAACTCCTCCAAATCAGTGACGGGTTAATCCCAAGCTTTGCTTCTAGCACACTAGAATGCTTGTGGTatttatctttcaaaactcTTGCAGCCAAGAAATTAGGATTAATTAAAACTCTCCAACACTGTTTTGCTagaagagctttattaaaaCTCTCTAGCTCTCTGAAACCTAATCCCCCATTGAGTTTTGACTCTCCCATTCTACTCCACTTCATCCAATTAATCTTCTTGTCATTGTCCTTATAACCCCACCAGAATTTAGACATGAGAACAACAATCTCCTTGCACAACTTTTTTGGTAGAGCAAAGACATTCATGTGGTAAGATGGAATAGCCTGAATTACTGCCTTTAGAAGAACATCCTTTCCAGCAGGTGAAAGGAAGTGATTTTTctagttatttattttgagcCAAATCCTGTCTTTAATGCCTCGAAAAGAATTATACTTTGATCTTTCCACTAGAGTAGGCAAACCTAAGTAtctttcataattattttgcaCCCTACCTCCCAGCTCCTTCACTATTCTGTCCCAATCTCCATTCCTCCCATTAGAGCTAAACATGATAAAAGTTTTCTGCTTGTTTAAACATTGCCCAGAAGCCATCTCATACTTGTTCAAAAGACCACTGATTTTCTGTCATTCGTCCTAACAAGCTCTCCCAAAAATGATGCAATCATATGCAAAGAGGAGGTGAGTAAGTCTAACACCTCCTCTAGCCACTCTTACTCCCCTTAACTCACCCCTTTCTTCAGCTCTATTAATGAGATTACTCAGCCCTTCAACACATAAAAGGAAGAGGTAGGGGGAAAGGGGATCCCCCTGCCTTAGTCCTCTTGTTGGTTTAATCACTTTCCCCGGCTCCCCATTAACCAATACAACATATGTAACCATAGTGACACACTCCATTATCAGCTTAACCCATCTAGCCCCAAATCCCAACTTCTCCATTACCCTTTTCAGAAAGGGCCACTCCACCCTATTATAGGCTTTGGAGATATCTAATTTTAGTGCCATGCTGCCCTCCTTTCCTTTAAGTCTAGTTTCCATAGTATGCAAGGTCTCATAGGCCGCAATTATGCTATCTACTATCATTCTTCTCGATACAAAAGCACTTTGATGCTTTGAGATTACTGCATTCAGCACCCTCTTCAATCTGTTGGCAATAGATTTAGCAATCAATTTATACAACACATTGCATAGGCTTATTGGCCTATAATCCCCCACTTTCATTGACTGTTCAACCTTTGGAATCAATGCCACATACGTGAAATTCACAGATTCCACAATCTTACCACCATTTAAGACACTCAAAGCTGCCTCACAAACCTCCTCCCCCACTGTACTCCAAAATGATTGATAAAAGCATGCACTAAACCCATCGGGCCTAGGAGACTTGTATGGCCCCATTTGTTTTAAAGCAACTTCTACCTCTTCTATAGTAAAACTCTTCTCTAGCTCCTCCACCATCCTACTTGTAACCCGTGATCCCATTGAGTGCACACATTCCTCAATCACTGCTCTAGAGGGCTGACCTGACCTATATACTTCAGCAAAGTGCCCTCTAAACACCTCGGAAATCCCCTCTTGATCTTCTTTCACTTCAGATTTGGCATCCACAATAGACAAaatctggtttttctttttcctttgacTAGCACAAGCGTAGAAGAACTTCGTATTTTTATCCCTTAGACAGTACCAGTTTCTTTTGGCCCTTTGCTTCTACCTTATATCCTCCTGCTCCAACAGCTTTCCTACTTCCACTTGTAGCTCGTGTAATTTAGCAATGTTATGTGGCCCTTCCCTCTCTTGtagctttttaattttttttgtcaacaCTTCTATATTTACATTTCTTTCCTTGTCAATCTTCCTGAATCCATTTGCCAATCTGCCACTACACGTTCTTAGCAGTTTCTGCACATCCTTCATGGGGTTAAGAGTCACCTATTTTTCAGACCACACCTTTGCCACTACCCTTTCACATTCATCCTCCTTCAGCCAACTTGCCTCAAATCTGAACATATACTTccttctcttcctcaaattcttTGCCCTTGTGACAGATAGAAACACTGGTTTGTGATCCGAGCATCTAGCTACCATACTCTCCACCCAAACATCTTGGAACATGGCCCTCCATTCATCATTTACTACAAATCTATCAAGTCTTTCTTTAGTAAAAGTATGATCAGAGTGACCATTACTCCATGTAAAAGGATTCCCCACACACCCAACATCAAACAGACCATTCCCCTCTAAAGCTTCTCTGAATTGCACCATCTGACTTTCAGCTCTCAAACACCCTCCAACTTTCTCATTTTGAGTtaggatttcattaaaatcctcTGCTACACACCATGCAAACCCCTCTAATGGCTTAAGTCTAGATAAAAATTCCCACGAAAGCTTCCTTTTCCCCACCTCTGGATGCCCATAAAATCCAGTAAACCCCCAAACTTTACCATCCTCTTTATGAATAATTGCACTCACATGCTATTGAGAATAGCTAATTATTTCCACCTCtttcatatttttccaaaatagcACTAAATCTCCTTTCCTTCCTATAGGATCCACCACAAAACATCCCTCCATTTTCATTGTGTTTTTTAAAACTTCTATTCTACTAGCCTTTATCATAGTTTCTATAAGAAACACAACTTTGGGAGACTTATCCTTAACCAAGATGTTAAGGTCTTGAACTGtctgagggttcccaagccctcggcagttctaGCATAATAGATTCATAGCTGCTGGAGGGGCTGCATCACAGCCTTCGCCACTAGAACCTCCATCAATCGCCCCTCCATTCCCAAATCTAACTTCAACTTCTTCTCTCTTCCACCAGCAACATTCACCCTCTCATTCCCACCATCACAACTTCTTTTTAAACAATGGATAGAGTTAGAAATCTCACCTGAAGTGCCTTTACCACGAGCCCTCCTCTTCCATCCCCTCCCCTTCTGTGTGATGACCTGCTTGGAAAATCCAGAATTATCTTCATCATGCTCATCCATATGAATTTCTTGAAACACCACGACTCCCTTCCCCTCACATAGATTGACTGGCCtagtttcttcttttccctctCTAGTATCCCCCAAGCCCTCATCCCTATTCCTCTGAGTAGTAATTTCTCCTCCTATTTCTTCCACTCTTTCCCCCTTCCCCCTCAGTTCACTCCCCTCATCCCTCACATTAGATCCTCCCTTCTCAGCAAATTGGCTTTATTTTTTGAGATCCCCTTCCCTCATCTCCCTCTTTTTTATTACTGCAGGAGCTCTCAGCCAGGATCCGAACTGAAAAGGCCCTCCCGAATCTTCCTCCCCTTTACAGCCTGTTTTATCATGTAAAATACATCCACACCGGAAACAAATTTTTGGTAGCTTCTCGTATTTCACTAGTATCCACATTCTTTTGCCCTCCAGCATAATTGTTCTTCCTCGTGCAAGCACCCTCGTAAACTCACACTCCACTTTCACCCTAAGACATCGACCCCACGCCATCCCATCCCCTTGTATATCCACTTCAACCACTTTCCCTATTGATTTTCCTATCGTCTCGCCCATTTTCAGATTCATCCCACTTAGAGGCAAATTATGCAACTGGATCCAAAATTGCTCAATCGAAAAATCAAACTGGTTTGGTTGGGTACTTCTATCAATCACTCTCAGTGCAAAAAGATAGTTATCAAATAGCCATGGACACCCCTTCAGCACTATTCCTATCTCCGTGAGATGCAAAAGTGATTGCAAAACAATTCACTCCAATCTCACAGAAATCCATGTGTTTACTCACTTTCCAAATTTTCACCATCATAGCTCTCACTATTTCCTTCCCGATCTTCCTCTCAGCACATATTTTCCCCACTAGGCTCTTGTCTCCTCTCTTCTTTACTTCTTCCATATCGCCTAAAACAACCTCGATGGGAGCCTCCTCATCTTCATTCAAATTCAGACGTTCACAGATCTCTTCAATGTCATCCATCATTGCCGCGTCCTTCTGACGAAACCTGCACTCCTTCCTACTCAAGGAGTAGAGCAGAATCTCACACTTCACCAGAATCGCCACTCGGGAGGGACGATATAGAGAGAAGACGAAAAGGACCGAAACTAAAGGAGGTGGACTAATAACTCAACTAATACATAGAAAGATCTCAAATCACATTCGACATTTGAAGGtccttttttaattattttttctaaataccTAAAAGTTTTCTCGCCCATAAGGATATTTGTTATGTTTGGagattttttaatgatgtgtgATCTCATTATTATGGTAGTATCTCGGATACATAATGTTTGCTGTAATAAAacattacattaaaaaattatcttcaaaCACCTCTTATAAGGCACTAAAATTCGCATcttctccttaaaaaaaaaaaaaaaaatcgcatcttccactttttttttttttttttttgaaataatcctgtatattataaattagttaaagcgagttagtttaataatttttctatctATCACTGACcaatatttcaatttaattattCATAATGTCTTTATTTCAAGATGAAGTAGTATAACCTGCATATCAAAAGGTATTTAATatcagttaaaaaataaaataaaataaaaggtatttaatataattttttactatctAGAAATACAAATTAAAGTTTTAAGCAAGTTATGCAGGgtactttatttaaaaaaaaaaattaaaaatttatttactttttaagaTGTCCATACGGCATACACTAGTGCAAATGTCCGGGCTGATCCAGATGCTAACCTGTAGGGTTGCATaagggaggaagagagggaTTGGGAAATTTTTGCAGTATGGAGCCGGAGATGGACAAAGAAGACACAGAGGGAGGATTGCAAAATCAAAAACCTAACCCTAATCAGAGCAAAGGATCAAAAGGAAAGTCATGCAAGGGATGTCTCTACTACTCATCGCTGCAAAAGTCCAAATCCAAAAAACCCACCTGCGTTGGCTTATCCCAGGCACTTCAAGGTCGCAACTCTCCATCTTCAATTCAATTTCCCATGTTGTTCGATTTTTGTGATGCTTGCGCTTTGGTTGGTCGCTgagaaaattaaggaaatatCGCAACTTTCCGTttgatgttttatttacttAGCTTGAATGAAATGCACGCAGGATCAGAATAGTTGAGGGTGTTATTTTCTTGTCCCCAATAATgagagttaaaatattttagatattatttgattgttgtcaaaatttgatttttatggtTGATCTCCTTCACTAGTAGCTTCATGATGATTTCAGGTTTTAAGTACATCAAATATGGTTGCCTGACACAAAGGCTGCTTTTCAACTTAGTATATATGCTATCTCTTGAGCATTAACACCTTTTTTTATGGTGCTAGTTGCTTTTGAGAATCTAATGCTTGAAATATGTGCTCTTTGACAGCAGACTATAGGACTTTTCACCAAAGTGTGTAATGAAATTGTTGAGATATAACTATGTGGACTTGTATACAAGGACTGATGTATCAATGATTTATCTTTCTAGTTTTATTCTAATGaacttacctataaaaaaaaaaaaaaaaaattctaatgaacttataaaaaactatgAAAATTTCAGTACCCAAATGAGGATGTTTTTCATTGAAACTTATGCAATATATGTACTGATTTTTTTAACTGCATGATCAGTACCAAGGTATGTTGTCGGGGAAACTGAGTTGGAAGCTTCCAGAGAGGGCCGGAGTCTTGCAGATTTCAAGTATGCTTGTCTTGGATACTCAGTGTATGTGGACAAGAATAACTCTTCAAGTGATCAGCAGAATAAACAAGCAGAATTGCCGTTTTGTGTTGGGCTTGAGGTGTTATAACTTTACTCTTCCCCATTGGTTTTCCTGATAAATGAAACTCATTTCACATTGTATTTTTATGTTTGAGGCCTTGTTTGATATTTGGATTACAACCTTGTACTCAAATGTTGTTTCGACCCATGTATAACTTTCTTTTTTCGACCCGGCTTTGTGCAAAATGAGGGAATATTACTAGCTATTGAACATTTATGATTTATGTTATCAGAATTACTTTGCCCAAGTGTGAGAACAAACCCTTGAGTGTAGGTACACAAAGCGCAAagctaaattataaataaaacaccCATTTCTCCAGAAGTGGATTTTCTTTCATTCCTTAAGTTCTGTGCAGTTCAATCACTCCTGAGTGCCTGCTGCTCCTTTTGGTATTCTCTTTCTgtgtattttctatttttcctgACTGCATGGATCTGTGGATGGGATTGTATCTGGGCCCTGGGGCTTGACGAGGTTCCAcgtcatataaaaaaatgatctcCTGCCTACATAAACTTTGATATCGAATCCTTCTATATGGAAGGGACTACTCCTGCCTGCTGTTGTCCTTGCTTATTGCTTCATCAAATTATGATCCGACACAATTTCTCCTCTTTCAGATATTGTTGGACAGAAGACCTGCAGACCATGCTCCTGTACATGTTCCTAAAGGTATTAAATTCATTTGCTTGTCCTTGCtgaacaattttatttaatctctGGTTGTGTCagaatttttttcccctctgGCTATTTTTTATGGATGGTTTGAAGTAGTGAAGAATTCATCCCTTGAGGAGTTTTGTCACAGTTAACAATATTGTGGTTGCAAAGAGACAGATTTGCATTTAACTTTTATGTTACACATGCTGATTAGATTGAGTCTTGAAGAAGTTTGCTTTAAGATTAGATTCTCTCAAAGCTGTGGAAGACTTGCGACTTGCTGGTCATTACATCTGCAATGTGTTTTCCTGAAATAATGCAGTTTTGTGGCTGTAAATTGAATTTGCCATTTGTTTTCTAGTTTGGTCCTTTTTTGTTCAAGGTAAAATTTCATATGGCTGCAGAAtgcaacccccccccccccccccccaaaaaaaaaaaagaagaaaaagaaaaagaaagtagctGCAGAGTTGGAGGGCTGTTAATTCTAGGTGCTATGAATCTATCAGCCCAGTTCCAAGTTGCTGGAAAATTAAATAGCcgaatataaatatgtaaaacCAAGGTGTAGATGTGTTGGGAaagactcaatttttttaaggattgaAGGGAATATTCTGTATTAAGCAGATATGCCATAGCTGTTGTTTAGGTGTTACTTCCTTTcaaaatttacaatatatatatatatatatatatatatatatatcgaacaATTTTGTAATAATCTGGATTCCAGAATCCAAATGCCTCTAGATCTCTCAATGGATTATCTataatgcatgaaaataaaatcacgCTGGGATGAGTAATGCACTTTCACTGTTGAGGAGGTACCTGCTTTGCTGCCTCTGTATATGGCTTATTCTTCCGTGAGTTTTACTGACAGTTGGCCAGTTCTATGTTTTTGAATTTCTAAAAATTGTGAAGTGATATGAAATTTCTTATAGCATAAGATTTAGGACTTGTTTGGACATTTAGAATATTTCAgaatatctgtgaataatagtgaaatgatttaagttaaggcgttttattgggttttgggaaaggagagaaaaagttgaataaaaatattataatgttaaaaaattgtttgaatgttattttttaatattatttttgttttgaaatttggaaaaattgtattgttttttttgttttgtttgaaatttgagaaaattgtaatgattaggtaataattagatgaaaaaattgaagatttgaaatcgAAAAGTATTtcgtgtttgagtgatgttttgGAAGGAAATATCTTAGAATATCTTGTTACTTAAACAAGGTATTCTGTTTAAGCTTGTTACACAAACAAGGaaatatatgataattttttattagtttgcCTTGGACCTCTGGAGTTTAAGCTCTCTTTCTGTTTCTTCATTTCCAGAAGATGCTCATGCTCTTCCCCAACCGCAATCTCGGACCTACAAACCAGCTCATCATATAGGAGAGGAGTACCTGAACaggcatgaaaaaaaaaaatctgataaaaacATAGTAATATAGTAACTTATTAATGTGCTTTCCATTTTAAGTATTTCAGTGAAGTCCATGTATACGCAGGTTTAAAAGGAATGCAGGCCTGGTAGCATCAGGGGTGGCCAGGAATGTGAATAGAGTGTGCATCTACGTCAAGGATAGTTTGGATGACATTTTATACCCTTACCGAAGGCGACCCAagtaagatttttattttcatttttattttgacatcCTGTTCTGAGTAATAATACTTTTGTTGAGGAAGGAATAGGATGATCTCTTTCACAGCAttgtaacaaataaattatggttTCACTACAATTTGTATTTCTCGCTCGacatttgtggttgtagtttgTCTTAATATTCATTATAAGGCCGTGTTGACGACATGAACACTGCGTTGTTTTAGCtcctatttggatagtgaggtgagatgagatgagatgattttagataaaagttaaaagttgaataaaaaatttttagaatattattattgttttgggatttgaaaacgttgaattgtttactatattttgtgtagaaatttgagaaagttgtaatgatgatatgagttgagatggtttctcaatccaaacagggcctttcttcaaaataaaatcaggAAGAAAGACATATCCAAATGATGAAAACTTATTTTGTAATGACTTCTCTATGTAGCTTAGATGGCTTTAGTGCACGGAGTCTATCGGGAGAGTCATAATTTCGTTATGTATCATTGGTGAAAGATTGGTTATCAGTGATACATAGTGAAGAGTAGTGATATCGGTTGGTGTGATTGGAGATTGAAGAATTTAGAATGAAGAGTAATATCAaaactttaatttcttttcaagaGAAATGTTATTCTCTATCTTGGGTTTTGTCGTCTTATCATTGACTGGTTGCTTATTTTAGGTGATGCTCCATCCAAAGTAAGTCAACTTTGAAAATCACTACAcccttattttgatattaactTTGAACATGtgcaaatattttcttttaccctTATTTTGTTCTTATCTTCTTGTTAATCTGATTCTTGATGAACAGTTACTACCATAAGATAAAAGTGTGCagtacaattatttttcataattctaTGACAACGAGGAGCCATTATCGAGGGAGGAAACGAAATAGCGTTACTCACTCCTTAGAGGCTTAGGGCTCGCTTGGTTTCGCATGGTCTCAATTCTTCTCATTCCATCTCCtcttttaacatttaaatactatttaaatataaatattttttaatttttaatttttaaccttttcatttaatcattacactcttttcaaattttcaaacaaaacacaaaaaataatttaactttttcaaatcataaaatgaaaattatagtaaaaaattaattttaattttataatatttttatttatatttttcaaaattttataaaatatctgaatttaaattattttattattatttacaaacgatgtcattactatttatagatttttcatctcgtTTAAGAGGTTTGgaaatagtgagttgagttaagtttagataaaagttaaataaaatattattgttattttaaaatttaaaaaatttgaatttatttatatattttatgtaaaaatttaaaaaaattgtaacatgAAATGAAGCGAAttattttgaattcaaacctAGCCTATATAATAATCAAATGATTAGGACGCGTATAGAACACTTGGCCGTACATATGTCTAAACCCACACGCACCTCTGGCTGTATCAAATCAGTCTAACTAATCAAATTACAACACCTGACCCTACCATTCTTTTGTGTCCCTATCCATTTTAAACATAAGTTGGGCATCCATTTAACACCAAAATCCACCAACTGTTTTTGAATGtttcaaaggaaaatcaaagtgtggaaaaataatcaaataattgaACTAAACATtagaacaaaatacaaatactaGCTAAGTTTAaaccttaaaataataattaaaaaaaaataccaagaaaaagaagactAGAAGAGCTATAATTAAGAACCTTCCTATGATACTGTTACAAGTCTCTTAACTCCGATTCTCGCATGTATTCTGGgttaaattatcaaaaacttGGAACCATCTGTGTCAACCCTGATCCTGGTTCAGTCACCATCTCCTTTCTCTTCCTTATCTCCAACACTTTGCGGTGGCTATTCGAGTGAATATTGCCAGAAAAAGTAGGACTACATGCCGGTCTGTACTCCGGGAAAAGCCGTCCAGACTTAAACCGTACCCCACATGCGTTACAGAGCGTTTTGGGACCCAGCGGGCCGGTTCTCCACTGGGGGGTCTTCTGCACCTGGCAATGGCTGCACCTTCGCTGAAACAGGGTCCCACCGGTCAGAACCCTGggtttcttcttctgcttcttcgtTGGCGGTTCAGCAAACGCGAATAGCTCCatcttttggaaggtgttggtGAAGATAAGACAAGGTATCGAAGAAAACCCGGGAGAAGATGCTGAAGACGGTGGCGGTGACTCAGTGAGCCCCGACCCGAGTGTCCAAACGCGATTACTGGTCCTGGCCCGTTTGGTTCTGGTTTTCGAAGGAACCGCCGAGGAAAAACATGGAGGTCTTGTTGAACTCGGTCTCGGTCTGCTCTCCGGTTGTTGGGACCGGGTCGTAGTAAGAGTTTCAGCTTTCTGTTTTCCGGCGACATACGAAAGAGAGAAGCCTGACGGGGAATCGTCAACAAAGTGGGAAACCCATTCAAGCTCTGCCAAATCATCATCCTGCAAAAcccaaataagaaaaatattatatttatctctaaatttaatggaattctgaaaagaaaaaagggttttCTGAGTGAAGGAAAACATGGTTTTCATCTAAAAAACATACAGGAACGGCAAGTTCGCTGGCGAGATGAGACTCAGACTCAGCGGTGCCAGAGAAATGGGTGGAATTGGAACTATCATCGCCGGCTTGTTCCTGGGAGGACGAGCCGGAAAGGGAATCTTTTACGAGTTGTTCCTCTTCTTGTCCCACGACGTTCCCATCTTCAAACTCTGCATTAGACAAGTCCAGAAGGTCATCCACGAAGAAATCCTCGCCTGGAACCCCGATAGCACAACAATAGTCGTCCAAAAACGCTTGCTGCGTCGATTTCTCCGGCAACTCTCCACGCAAACTTGATTTAAATGCTCTCTCTTCCACGCACAGCTCCATTTCTACATTCATTCAACATATATTTACCCAACATAAATCCACAGAGTCACCCATAATCCA from Juglans microcarpa x Juglans regia isolate MS1-56 chromosome 3S, Jm3101_v1.0, whole genome shotgun sequence encodes:
- the LOC121258494 gene encoding GATA transcription factor 5-like isoform X1, with the protein product MNVEMELCVEERAFKSSLRGELPEKSTQQAFLDDYCCAIGVPGEDFFVDDLLDLSNAEFEDGNVVGQEEEQLVKDSLSGSSSQEQAGDDSSNSTHFSGTAESESHLASELAVPDDDLAELEWVSHFVDDSPSGFSLSYVAGKQKAETLTTTRSQQPESRPRPSSTRPPCFSSAVPSKTRTKRARTSNRVWTLGSGLTESPPPSSASSPGFSSIPCLIFTNTFQKMELFAFAEPPTKKQKKKPRVLTGGTLFQRRCSHCQVQKTPQWRTGPLGPKTLCNACGVRFKSGRLFPEYRPACSPTFSGNIHSNSHRKVLEIRKRKEMVTEPGSGLTQMVPSF
- the LOC121258494 gene encoding GATA transcription factor 5-like isoform X2, yielding MELCVEERAFKSSLRGELPEKSTQQAFLDDYCCAIGVPGEDFFVDDLLDLSNAEFEDGNVVGQEEEQLVKDSLSGSSSQEQAGDDSSNSTHFSGTAESESHLASELAVPDDDLAELEWVSHFVDDSPSGFSLSYVAGKQKAETLTTTRSQQPESRPRPSSTRPPCFSSAVPSKTRTKRARTSNRVWTLGSGLTESPPPSSASSPGFSSIPCLIFTNTFQKMELFAFAEPPTKKQKKKPRVLTGGTLFQRRCSHCQVQKTPQWRTGPLGPKTLCNACGVRFKSGRLFPEYRPACSPTFSGNIHSNSHRKVLEIRKRKEMVTEPGSGLTQMVPSF
- the LOC121258422 gene encoding uncharacterized protein LOC121258422 isoform X2, giving the protein MEPEMDKEDTEGGLQNQKPNPNQSKGSKGKSCKGCLYYSSLQKSKSKKPTCVGLSQALQVPRYVVGETELEASREGRSLADFKYACLGYSVYVDKNNSSSDQQNKQAELPFCVGLEILLDRRPADHAPVHVPKDAHALPQPQSRTYKPAHHIGEEYLNRFKRNAGLVASGVARNVNRVCIYVKDSLDDILYPYRRRPK
- the LOC121258422 gene encoding uncharacterized protein LOC121258422 isoform X1 is translated as MEPEMDKEDTEGGLQNQKPNPNQSKGSKGKSCKGCLYYSSLQKSKSKKPTCVGLSQALQVPRYVVGETELEASREGRSLADFKYACLGYSVYVDKNNSSSDQQNKQAELPFCVGLEILLDRRPADHAPVHVPKEDAHALPQPQSRTYKPAHHIGEEYLNRFKRNAGLVASGVARNVNRVCIYVKDSLDDILYPYRRRPK